In one window of Candidatus Avedoeria danica DNA:
- a CDS encoding lipase maturation factor family protein, producing MSIERSAAWLVRGIGLVYAAAGASLWVQVIGLVGARGVLPIAERAGQATASFGAWWAQPSLLWLWPTDGALHTACAAVVVAGIVLALAPWDRPRAGGRAGGRRWSQPWAPTWAPTWVPAAAAVVAWAGYLSLVGAGDVFLGYQWDGLLCEAGFLAIWLAAALRHDFGAATDAGGTGRSIRRIPSRPPSRRTTRRMIWLCRLLVARLMFASGLVKLRGDVVWRDLSALSHHFMTQPLPTRAAWFAHHLPPDALRAMTAGALAIELGAPLLVFGPRRARRTAAWLFIALQLAIGLTGNYGFFNVLTVVLCMSLLGDASPAQPTAGAAPTAAPTAAPTWPARIGRALQTAVVVTVLWLTITPLALAAGWRPSSPAAAPVVVPYVLLAPWRIVNPYGLFADMTTARPEIVIEGTLDGHTWRPYPLRWLPSDVHRAPRLAGPHMPRLDWQLWFAALEVGAGGEAPVWLGRFLEALKRGDASVVALVASDPFDGRRPMAVRAVLVDDRFSDAAVRRRTGAWWVRSGGRVVVER from the coding sequence ATGTCGATCGAGCGCAGCGCCGCCTGGCTCGTGCGCGGCATCGGCCTCGTGTATGCCGCCGCCGGCGCGTCGCTGTGGGTGCAGGTCATCGGCCTCGTCGGCGCGCGCGGCGTCCTGCCGATCGCCGAGCGGGCGGGCCAGGCAACGGCGTCGTTCGGCGCGTGGTGGGCGCAGCCGTCGCTGCTCTGGCTTTGGCCGACGGACGGGGCGCTGCACACGGCGTGTGCGGCGGTCGTCGTGGCGGGCATCGTGCTCGCGCTGGCGCCATGGGACCGGCCGCGGGCCGGCGGTCGAGCGGGCGGGCGACGGTGGAGCCAGCCGTGGGCACCGACGTGGGCACCGACGTGGGTCCCCGCGGCCGCCGCGGTCGTCGCGTGGGCGGGCTACCTGTCGCTCGTCGGCGCGGGCGACGTGTTCCTCGGCTACCAGTGGGACGGGCTGCTGTGCGAGGCCGGGTTCCTGGCGATCTGGCTGGCAGCGGCGCTACGCCACGACTTCGGTGCGGCGACGGATGCCGGTGGCACCGGTCGTTCGATCCGCCGAATTCCGTCCCGCCCGCCGTCCCGCCGGACGACCCGCCGGATGATCTGGCTCTGCCGCCTCCTCGTCGCCCGCCTGATGTTCGCCAGCGGCCTCGTCAAGCTGCGCGGCGACGTCGTCTGGCGCGACCTCTCGGCGCTGTCGCACCACTTCATGACGCAGCCGCTGCCGACGCGCGCGGCGTGGTTTGCCCACCACCTGCCGCCGGACGCGCTGCGGGCGATGACGGCCGGTGCGCTGGCGATCGAGCTCGGCGCACCGCTGCTCGTCTTCGGCCCGCGGCGGGCGAGGCGCACCGCGGCGTGGCTGTTCATCGCGCTGCAGTTGGCGATCGGGCTCACCGGCAACTACGGCTTCTTCAACGTGCTGACGGTGGTGCTGTGCATGTCGTTGCTGGGCGATGCCTCCCCGGCGCAACCGACCGCGGGCGCCGCGCCGACCGCCGCGCCGACCGCCGCGCCGACTTGGCCCGCCCGCATCGGCCGCGCCCTCCAGACCGCCGTCGTCGTCACCGTCCTGTGGCTGACGATCACCCCGCTTGCCCTCGCTGCGGGCTGGCGGCCGTCGTCGCCCGCCGCCGCGCCGGTCGTGGTGCCGTACGTCCTCCTTGCCCCGTGGCGGATCGTGAACCCGTACGGCCTGTTCGCCGATATGACGACGGCGCGGCCGGAGATCGTGATCGAGGGCACGCTCGACGGGCATACGTGGCGGCCGTACCCCTTGCGCTGGCTGCCGAGCGACGTGCACCGGGCGCCGCGCCTGGCCGGGCCGCACATGCCGCGGTTGGACTGGCAGCTCTGGTTCGCCGCGCTGGAGGTGGGCGCGGGCGGCGAGGCGCCGGTATGGCTCGGCCGGTTCCTTGAGGCGCTGAAGCGGGGCGACGCGTCCGTCGTGGCCCTCGTGGCGTCCGATCCGTTCGACGGCCGCCGGCCTATGGCGGTGCGCGCCGTCCTCGTCGACGACCGGTTCAGCGACGCGGCGGTGCGGCGGCGGACGGGCGCGTGGTGGGTTCGGAGTGGGGGGCGGGTCGTTGTGGAGCGTTAA
- a CDS encoding cytochrome C oxidase subunit II, producing the protein MIERSSTLVAPGARWWSPLGRDERLWFMVVLVWALAMFLMIFVIWPAIGDQQLTFSSYRTDPATFKAAVDASIAAHQVGDLEGRPLVAPPPGDVYLLGERFQFTPALRLKKGETYRLLLSSSDVQHGLSIQPDNINFQVLPGYVSAITLTPKQDGEYTIVCNEYCGIGHHLMVGQIAVVP; encoded by the coding sequence ATGATCGAGCGATCGAGCACGCTCGTCGCGCCCGGCGCCCGGTGGTGGTCGCCGTTGGGCCGCGACGAACGGTTGTGGTTCATGGTCGTCCTCGTCTGGGCGCTGGCGATGTTCCTGATGATCTTCGTCATCTGGCCGGCGATCGGCGACCAGCAGCTGACGTTCTCGTCCTATCGCACCGACCCGGCCACGTTCAAGGCCGCCGTCGACGCCTCGATCGCCGCGCATCAGGTCGGCGATCTGGAGGGCCGCCCGCTCGTGGCCCCGCCGCCGGGCGACGTCTACCTGCTGGGCGAGCGCTTCCAGTTCACGCCGGCGCTGCGCCTGAAGAAGGGCGAGACGTACCGGCTGCTCCTGTCGTCCAGCGACGTCCAGCACGGCCTCTCGATCCAGCCCGACAACATCAACTTCCAAGTCCTGCCGGGCTACGTCAGCGCGATCACGCTGACGCCCAAGCAGGACGGCGAGTACACGATCGTCTGCAACGAGTACTGCGGCATCGGCCACCACCTGATGGTCGGCCAGATCGCCGTCGTGCCGTGA
- a CDS encoding cbb3-type cytochrome c oxidase subunit I: MALSGTLGTALGRTCGVTGLFVDRSSERLIIVNAVTAVLWLATGGVMALLIALTRWPAVQLISSPEWFYRLVSAHGAAMLVFWILFFEVAGLIFGGTILLNQPMVAPKVGWLAYGMMLFGSVAAAVVVLSGHATVMFTAYPPLEATHWFYLFILVFAVGALIAVIHFLIQITRARITGHIRTLPLFTFGLVVAAILALFTLASGTAALIPAWLARLGVIEQADPGVYRLLFWGFGHGAQQVNLAAMVAIWYGLASLMVGARPINEGLSRLAFLLYVLFIQMGSMHHILVDPGLSHWARGINTSYFLYAAVMGSMIHAFTIPASVEVAQREKGHTGSLFAWLRKAPWGSPGFSAFALSFMMFGVLGGISGVIMGGIQLNLIAHNTLIVPAHFHMTVVAGTTLAFMGISYYLVPLITRRDLFLPGWAKVQPYIFTTGMLIFGIAMGLAGHWGVPRRHWDISLSAYKFAAGTFDAPRIHMALAITALGATIAIVGGTMYVVVAAGTVFLGKRNDVPNIGHVDAGAFAPPAPAAPHVGRGFEAPGTMTLAMTWLALFVVLYAVSWYEFSSIQWGIR; encoded by the coding sequence ATGGCGCTCAGTGGCACACTTGGGACTGCCCTCGGCCGGACCTGCGGGGTCACCGGCCTCTTCGTGGACCGCTCGTCGGAGCGGCTGATCATCGTCAACGCGGTGACGGCGGTGCTCTGGCTGGCGACGGGCGGCGTGATGGCGCTCCTCATCGCGCTCACGCGCTGGCCGGCCGTCCAGCTGATCAGCAGCCCGGAATGGTTCTACCGCCTCGTCAGCGCCCACGGCGCGGCGATGCTGGTGTTCTGGATCCTGTTCTTCGAGGTCGCCGGGCTGATCTTCGGCGGCACGATCCTGCTGAACCAGCCGATGGTCGCCCCCAAGGTCGGCTGGCTGGCCTACGGGATGATGCTCTTCGGGTCCGTCGCGGCGGCGGTCGTCGTCCTGTCGGGCCACGCCACCGTGATGTTCACGGCCTACCCGCCGCTCGAGGCGACCCACTGGTTCTACCTGTTCATCCTCGTGTTCGCCGTCGGGGCGCTCATCGCGGTGATCCATTTCCTCATCCAGATCACCCGCGCCCGGATCACCGGCCACATCCGTACGCTGCCGCTGTTCACGTTCGGCCTCGTCGTGGCCGCCATCCTGGCGCTGTTCACGCTCGCCAGCGGCACCGCGGCGCTCATCCCGGCCTGGCTCGCGCGCCTCGGCGTGATCGAGCAGGCCGACCCGGGCGTCTACCGGCTGCTCTTCTGGGGCTTCGGCCACGGCGCGCAGCAGGTGAACCTGGCGGCGATGGTGGCGATCTGGTACGGCCTGGCCAGCCTGATGGTCGGCGCGCGGCCGATCAACGAGGGGCTGAGCCGGTTGGCGTTCCTGCTCTACGTGCTCTTCATTCAGATGGGGTCGATGCACCACATCCTGGTCGACCCGGGCCTGAGCCACTGGGCGCGCGGCATCAACACCAGCTATTTCCTGTACGCCGCCGTCATGGGCAGCATGATCCACGCGTTCACGATCCCCGCCTCCGTCGAGGTCGCCCAGCGCGAGAAGGGCCACACCGGCAGCCTGTTCGCCTGGCTCCGCAAGGCGCCGTGGGGCTCGCCCGGCTTCAGCGCGTTCGCGCTCAGCTTCATGATGTTCGGCGTGCTCGGCGGGATCAGCGGCGTGATCATGGGCGGCATCCAGCTGAACCTGATCGCGCACAACACGCTGATCGTCCCGGCCCACTTCCACATGACCGTCGTCGCCGGCACGACGCTGGCGTTCATGGGGATCAGCTACTACCTCGTGCCGCTGATCACGCGGCGCGACCTCTTCCTGCCCGGCTGGGCCAAGGTGCAGCCCTACATCTTCACGACCGGCATGCTGATCTTCGGCATCGCGATGGGCCTGGCCGGCCACTGGGGCGTCCCGCGCCGGCACTGGGACATCAGCCTCTCCGCCTACAAGTTCGCCGCCGGCACGTTCGACGCCCCGCGCATCCACATGGCGCTGGCAATCACGGCCCTCGGCGCGACGATCGCGATCGTCGGCGGGACGATGTACGTGGTCGTCGCCGCCGGCACGGTGTTCCTCGGGAAGCGGAACGACGTCCCGAACATCGGCCACGTCGACGCCGGCGCGTTCGCCCCGCCCGCCCCCGCGGCGCCCCATGTGGGCCGCGGCTTCGAGGCGCCCGGCACGATGACGCTGGCGATGACGTGGCTGGCGCTCTTCGTCGTGCTCTATGCCGTGTCGTGGTACGAGTTCAGCTCGATCCAGTGGGGGATTCGCTGA
- a CDS encoding cytochrome c oxidase assembly protein, with the protein MPGESAAALWRFEPGLTLVLVAFALGYALALVAARRRGRPAHGPWRTAAFFGGLLAVTTALAGPLDAFNDESFLVHMLQHLVLMQLAAPLLVLGRPVHLLVRALPPRRLVGVLRATVGRRWLRRALDGLCHPVTVAVLWNVSLGLWHVPRFYEAALADPLIHDLEHVAFFAPSLLFWWIVIDPLPAHHKASPHAAFGMAFANCMGGGLVAAALLFSPRVLYPSYLAAEAAGRPWGLDPLADQRLGGVVMWLTGALFFGTMFRAIWPSRHTAPARRLVSESPTGSS; encoded by the coding sequence GTGCCTGGCGAGTCCGCCGCGGCGCTGTGGCGTTTCGAGCCGGGGCTGACGCTCGTCCTCGTCGCCTTCGCGCTCGGCTACGCCCTCGCCCTCGTCGCGGCGCGCCGGCGCGGCCGGCCGGCGCACGGTCCGTGGCGCACGGCCGCGTTCTTCGGCGGGCTGCTGGCGGTGACGACGGCGCTGGCCGGGCCGCTGGACGCGTTCAACGACGAGAGCTTCCTCGTCCACATGCTCCAACACCTCGTCCTCATGCAGCTCGCCGCGCCGCTGCTCGTGCTCGGACGGCCGGTCCATCTGCTCGTCCGGGCGCTGCCGCCGCGCCGATTGGTCGGCGTGCTCCGGGCGACAGTGGGGCGCCGCTGGCTGCGGCGGGCGCTCGACGGCCTGTGCCATCCGGTGACCGTCGCCGTGCTCTGGAACGTCAGCCTCGGGCTGTGGCACGTGCCGCGGTTCTACGAGGCCGCACTGGCCGACCCGCTGATCCACGACCTCGAGCACGTCGCGTTCTTCGCGCCGTCGCTGCTGTTCTGGTGGATCGTCATCGACCCGCTGCCGGCGCACCACAAGGCGTCACCGCACGCCGCGTTCGGCATGGCGTTCGCGAACTGCATGGGCGGCGGGCTCGTGGCGGCGGCGCTGTTGTTCAGCCCGCGCGTCCTCTATCCGAGCTACCTCGCCGCCGAGGCCGCCGGCCGGCCGTGGGGTCTTGACCCGTTGGCCGACCAGCGGCTCGGCGGCGTCGTCATGTGGCTGACCGGCGCGCTGTTCTTCGGGACGATGTTCCGCGCCATCTGGCCGAGCCGTCACACGGCGCCGGCGCGCCGCCTCGTCAGCGAATCCCCCACTGGATCGAGCTGA